A window from Chitinophaga filiformis encodes these proteins:
- the eno gene encoding phosphopyruvate hydratase: MSTISAIHARQILDSRGNPTVEVDVTTEDGHFGRAAVPSGASTGKHEAVELRDNDKAVYMGKGVIQAVNNVNDIIAEELIGWDVKDQAGIDKFLIELDGTENKGKLGANATLAVSMAVAKAAADEANLPLYRYLGGVNATTLPIPLMNIINGGVHADNKIDFQEFMIVPVGASSFSEGLRWGVEVFHHLKSVLKKKGYSTNVGDEGGFAPEIQSNEEAIETVIAAIEAAGYKPGEQVAIALDAASSEMYNEADKTYKFYKSSGKVISSDEMVAFWAEWCKKYPIVSIEDGMAEDDWAGWKKLTEAVGANVQLVGDDLFVTNVKRLKTGIDQDTANSILIKVNQIGTVTETIDAVNMAHKAGYTSIMSHRSGETEDTTIADLAVALNCGQIKTGSASRTDRMAKYNQLLRIEEELDNVAYYPGKSVKFGKK, from the coding sequence ATGAGTACCATTTCAGCAATCCATGCAAGGCAGATTCTTGACAGCCGCGGAAATCCTACTGTAGAGGTAGATGTAACCACAGAAGACGGTCACTTCGGCCGTGCAGCCGTTCCATCCGGTGCTTCTACTGGTAAGCATGAAGCAGTTGAGCTGCGTGATAACGACAAAGCCGTATACATGGGTAAAGGTGTTATCCAGGCTGTGAACAATGTGAATGATATTATCGCTGAAGAACTGATTGGCTGGGACGTGAAGGACCAGGCCGGTATCGATAAATTCCTGATAGAACTGGATGGTACGGAAAACAAAGGTAAGCTGGGCGCTAACGCTACCCTCGCAGTGAGCATGGCTGTTGCCAAAGCTGCTGCTGATGAGGCTAACCTGCCACTGTACCGTTACCTCGGTGGCGTAAACGCAACTACCCTGCCTATTCCGCTGATGAACATCATCAACGGTGGCGTGCACGCTGATAACAAGATCGACTTCCAGGAATTCATGATCGTTCCTGTAGGCGCCAGCTCCTTCTCCGAAGGTCTGCGCTGGGGTGTTGAGGTGTTCCATCACCTGAAATCCGTTCTGAAAAAGAAAGGCTACAGCACCAACGTAGGTGACGAAGGTGGTTTCGCTCCTGAAATCCAGAGCAACGAAGAAGCTATCGAAACTGTGATCGCAGCGATCGAAGCAGCTGGTTACAAACCAGGTGAGCAGGTTGCTATCGCACTGGATGCTGCCAGCAGCGAAATGTACAACGAAGCTGACAAAACTTACAAATTCTACAAGAGCTCCGGTAAGGTGATCAGCAGCGATGAAATGGTTGCTTTCTGGGCTGAGTGGTGCAAAAAATACCCGATCGTTTCTATCGAAGACGGCATGGCGGAAGATGACTGGGCTGGCTGGAAAAAACTGACCGAAGCTGTGGGTGCTAACGTACAGCTGGTAGGTGATGACCTGTTCGTTACAAACGTAAAACGCCTGAAAACCGGTATTGACCAGGACACTGCCAACAGCATCCTGATCAAGGTGAACCAGATCGGTACCGTTACTGAAACTATCGATGCAGTGAACATGGCCCACAAAGCAGGTTATACCTCTATCATGAGCCACCGTTCCGGCGAAACCGAAGATACTACCATCGCTGACCTGGCAGTTGCACTGAACTGCGGCCAGATCAAGACCGGTTCTGCTTCCCGTACTGACCGTATGGCCAAATACAACCAGTTACTCCGTATAGAGGAAGAATTGGACAACGTGGCTTATTATCCGGGAAAATCCGTTAAATTTGGTAAGAAGTAA
- the gldA gene encoding gliding motility-associated ABC transporter ATP-binding subunit GldA has product MSITVTQLSKVYGEQRAVNDISFSLSKGEIVGFLGPNGAGKSTTMKMITGYLPPSGGTASVCGYDVVTQPMEVRQRVGYLPEANPLYFDMYIREFLGFVAQVHKLGKNTDKRISEIIAMTGLQPESKKKIGALSKGYKQRVGLAQALIHDPEVLILDEPTSGLDPNQLADIRQLIVELGRNKTVVLSTHIMQEVEAMCSRVIIINKGNIIADDTLQNLQQGGRENGYIQVSFGEPVPSNTDLQQIAGVTSVKQQDANTWQLFAGNLEDVRKNLLQFALINNRNILSLQSNSQSLESIFRELTK; this is encoded by the coding sequence ATGTCAATCACAGTAACACAGTTAAGCAAGGTATACGGGGAGCAACGGGCGGTCAATGATATTTCCTTTTCGCTCAGCAAAGGGGAAATAGTAGGTTTCCTGGGGCCAAACGGCGCCGGAAAAAGTACTACTATGAAAATGATCACCGGCTACCTGCCGCCCAGTGGCGGTACCGCCAGTGTGTGCGGATACGACGTGGTCACCCAGCCAATGGAGGTAAGACAGCGTGTTGGTTACCTGCCCGAAGCCAATCCGCTCTATTTCGATATGTATATCCGGGAGTTTCTCGGATTTGTTGCACAGGTACATAAACTGGGAAAGAACACTGACAAGCGCATATCCGAGATCATTGCCATGACCGGTCTGCAACCGGAAAGCAAAAAAAAGATCGGCGCCCTGTCTAAAGGTTATAAACAACGCGTGGGATTGGCCCAGGCATTGATCCATGATCCGGAAGTTCTGATCCTGGACGAGCCTACTTCAGGTCTGGACCCGAATCAGCTGGCTGACATCCGTCAGCTTATTGTGGAATTAGGCAGGAACAAGACCGTGGTACTGAGCACCCATATCATGCAGGAAGTGGAGGCGATGTGCAGCAGGGTCATTATTATCAACAAAGGCAATATTATTGCTGACGATACCCTGCAAAATCTGCAACAAGGCGGCAGGGAAAACGGTTATATCCAGGTATCCTTCGGGGAACCGGTGCCATCAAATACAGACCTTCAGCAAATAGCGGGCGTAACAAGCGTAAAACAGCAGGATGCCAATACCTGGCAATTGTTTGCTGGTAATCTGGAGGATGTACGCAAAAACCTGCTACAATTTGCTTTGATAAATAACAGGAACATCCTTTCTTTGCAAAGCAATTCACAAAGCCTGGAATCTATCTTCAGGGAATTGACAAAGTAG
- a CDS encoding TerD family protein, producing the protein MAINLQKGQKIDIGLSQISVGLGWNPNEGTGNDFDLDASAFMIDSNRLIPTEGFFVFYGNTNSPDGALHHTGDDPTGGNSADGDDETIKVDLSKVQQDIKEILFVVTIHDAIARKQNFGQVRNSYIRIVNDANGEEIAKYELGEDFSVETGVEFGRLYLKDGKWRFEASGIGYKEDLAYFLGKYYKGQIIK; encoded by the coding sequence ATGGCAATTAATTTACAGAAGGGACAAAAAATAGATATCGGGCTCTCCCAGATCAGCGTAGGGCTGGGATGGAACCCAAACGAAGGGACAGGGAATGATTTTGATCTGGATGCGTCGGCATTTATGATAGACAGCAACAGATTAATCCCCACGGAAGGATTCTTTGTTTTCTATGGCAATACCAACTCGCCTGACGGTGCGTTACATCATACCGGCGATGACCCAACGGGCGGTAACAGCGCTGATGGGGATGATGAAACCATTAAGGTAGATCTGTCAAAGGTGCAGCAGGACATCAAGGAAATACTGTTTGTCGTGACCATCCATGATGCGATAGCACGTAAACAGAACTTCGGACAGGTACGGAATTCCTATATCCGTATCGTCAACGATGCCAACGGTGAGGAAATTGCGAAATATGAGCTGGGAGAAGACTTCTCGGTAGAAACCGGAGTAGAATTCGGCCGACTGTACCTGAAAGATGGCAAATGGCGCTTTGAGGCTTCCGGTATCGGTTACAAAGAGGATCTGGCCTACTTCCTTGGGAAGTACTACAAAGGACAGATCATTAAATAG